A genomic window from Glycine soja cultivar W05 chromosome 10, ASM419377v2, whole genome shotgun sequence includes:
- the LOC114372406 gene encoding cyanate hydratase, whose amino-acid sequence MEQKKAKIVAELQAVKHNSGKSYNQLAEETGLTNVYVAQLLRRQAQLNPQTAPLLRAALPDLPQDLVSEMMRPPLRSYDPNLIQDPTVYRLNEAVMHFGESIKEIINEEFGDGIMSAIDFYCSVDKIKGVDGKDRVVLTFDGKYLPHSEQKSEHMVSRTRPLGKQ is encoded by the exons ATGGAGCAGAAGAAGGCAAAGATAGTGGCAGAGCTCCAAGCTGTGAAGCACAACAGTGGCAAGTCCTACAATCAGTTAGCGGAGGAGACTGGACTCACCAACGTCTATGTTGCTCAGCTTCTCAGGAGACAGGCTCAGCTCAATCCCCAAACTGCCCCTCTACTTCGGGCAGCGCTGCCCGACCTGCCCCAAGACCTTGTTTCTGAGATGATGAGACCCCCTTTGAGGTCTTATGACCCTAATCTCATCCAAGACCCCACTGTCTATAG GTTGAATGAAGCTGTTATGCATTTTGGGGAGAGCATCAAAGAAATAATCAATGAGGAGTTTGGTGATGGGAT CATGTCAGCAATAGATTTCTACTGCTCGgttgataaaattaaaggaGTAGATGGGAAGGATCGTGTGGTATTGACATTTGATGGGAAATATTTGCCACATTCAGAACAG AAATCTGAGCACATGGTTTCAAGAACAAGGCCACTGGGAAAACAGTGA